The proteins below come from a single Drosophila busckii strain San Diego stock center, stock number 13000-0081.31 chromosome X, ASM1175060v1, whole genome shotgun sequence genomic window:
- the LOC108604914 gene encoding AF4/FMR2 family member 4, with translation MSLEMSKFFAGTRGVGNNLYYGHMTLGAGEGASVAVAAARARYTAQLRQQQQQQKHQADTQANGKQQHQQQQRRTLRANEEATRNRNNNSNNNNKRVLQRTTPALDSAATRRMLLPAAQRMRGGNTRGGNRTTALQLPTSPAGKGGNKERQQLDLVAKPLLSNYRRRRAAVAGVPVTKWLLLPQRNFKQCSETSEATDSSEDGTSSTSTSNQSSKSRLSQGKRTVATLREKISSPAVAKICGRSQQQQQQQEQQQKPQQQQQQQQPQPQPQQPAPKTSLLQADDVLGTASADNSATCSAARCTQRTPDSQSSSHSDYHTTLTNSSSGLWSMGYAYDTPIKQHVGGNKSLKLTSTVIQIVPETTAAAAATATIAVGAKVKADKVMPPVKQSAPKHAPSSPQRQRPQQQQQQEQQQQPPPMKQQQQQSVKLQQKLPVAAPRAATIDVKRTAATTSNGASAGATAIRAAAVAGAPKIVRVQQHKVPTTIEDGIDVSYQNFVETPVARGRKALQVRYLYRPMVRRLNNTNGTRQTRRGKKKQQQQLEAEQMVEEQSDSQSLQHTETEAEAAAAAEEQQQQPSVELHTEQETDYTPPPLLVDAKYLPLIKQLYKHSLPQQQQQQQQQQQQQQPQLLTTYTNKQPNVTRLNVADGLNICYHTPIRVCAGGAETTPQASPTSDPPAIAAVTYEDVETQLSQRSKAVNFKLEPGLSNSCMSFSRAHIYSMLAKKPRSTSCKSSKKKRKSKARGKKH, from the exons ATGTCTTTGGAAATGTCAAAATTCTTTGCCGGCACACGCGGTGTCGGCAACAATCTTTACTACGGCCACATGACGTTGGGCGCCGGCGAGGGCGCCAGCGTCGCAGTGGCAGCTGCGCGTGCACGCTACACAGCGCAACttcgtcagcagcagcagcagcagaagcatcAAGCGGACACGCAAGCGaatggcaagcagcagcatcagcagcagcagcgacgaacGTTAAGAGCGAACGAAGAGGCAACGCGCaatcgcaacaacaacagcaacaacaacaacaagcgagtGTTGCAAAGAACGACGCCAGCTTTGGATAGCGCGGCCACAAGGCGcatgttgctgccagcagcacaaCGAATGCGTGGCGGCAACACACGTGGCGGGAACAGGACAACAGCACTGCAGCTGCCCACGTCGCCCGCTGGCAAAGGCGGCAACAAGGAGCGGCAGCAACTGGATCTGGTGGCGAAGCCATTGCTGAGCAATTATCGGAGGCGACGCGCTGCTGTGGCTGGCGTGCCAGTTACCAaatggttgctgctgccgcagcgaAACTTTAAGCAGTGCAGCGAGACTAGCGAGGCCACAGACAGCTCTGAGGAtggcaccagcagcaccagcaccagcaaccagagcagcaagagcagGTTGAGTCAGGGCAAACGGACAGTAGCGACGTTGCGTGAAAAAATCTCTTCCCCTGCAGTTGCCAAGATATGTGGCCgatcacagcagcagcaacagcagcaggagcaacaacaaaaaccgcagcagcagcagcagcagcagcagccgcagccgcagccgcagcaacctGCCCCAAAGACGTCGCTGTTGCAGGCGGACGACGTATTGGGAACGGCGTCCGCCGACAACAGTGCAACGTGCAGTGCGGCTCGTTGCACCCAGCGCACGCCGgacagccaaagcagcagtcACAGCGATTATCATACGACGttgacaaacagcagcagcggcctgTGGTCTATGGGTTATGCGTACGACACGCCCATTAAGCAGCATGTGGGCGGCAATAAGTCGCTGAAGCTTACAtcaactgttatacaaattGTCCCagagacaacagcagcagcagcagcaacagcaacaatagcagttggagcaaaagttaaagcagATAAAGTTATGCCGCCTGTTAAGCAATCAGCGCCCAAACATGCACCAAGCTCACCACAACGTCAAcgtccacagcagcagcaacagcaagaacagcagcagcagccgccgccaatgaagcagcagcagcagcagtcagtgaagctgcagcaaaaactgCCAGTCGCAGCGCcacgagcagcaacaattgatgTTAAGCGCACAGCAGCGACCACTAGCAATGGGGCAAGCGCAGGTGCAACGGCAAtcagggcagcagcagttgctggtGCACCCAAAATTGTGCGCGTGCAACAACATAAAGTGCCCACAACCATTGAGGATGGCATTGATGTGAGCTATCAGAACTTTGTGGAAACACCCGTAGCGCGGGGACGCAAGGCGTTGCAAGTGCGGTACCTCTATCGACCCATGGTGCGGCGTCTGAACAACACAAATGGCACGCGGCAAACGCGACGTGgcaaaaagaagcagcagcaacaactggaAGCAGAGCAAATGGTGGAGGAACAGTCGGACAGCCAATCGCTGCAGCACACAGAaacagaagcagaagcagcagcagcagctgaagagcagcagcaacagccatcTGTGGAGCTCCATACAGAGCAGGAAACTGATTACACACCGCCGCCCTTGCTAGTAGATGCTAAATATCTGCCTTTGATAAAGCAACTCTATAAGCATAGCCttccacagcaacagcaacagcagcagcagcagcagcaacagcagcagccacaattgCTGACTACCTACaccaacaagcaa CCCAACGTCACACGCCTGAATGTGGCCGATGGCCTTAACATTTGCTATCACACACCCATACGCGTGTGTGCTGGTGGCGCTGAGACGACACCACAAGCTTCGCCCACCTCGGACCCGCCCGCCATTGCTGCAGTAACGTACGAGGATGTAGAGACACAGCTAAGTCAACGCAGCAAAGCGGTAAACTTTAAATTGGAGCCTGGCTTAAGCAATAGCTGCATGAGCTTCAGCCGCGCCCACATCTATTCCATGCTGGCCAAAAAGCCACGCTCCACATCctgcaaaagcagcaagaagaagcgCAAGTCCAAGGCTCGCGGCAAGAAGCATTGA